One Deinococcus grandis DNA window includes the following coding sequences:
- a CDS encoding 5-formyltetrahydrofolate cyclo-ligase, producing the protein MTTAGAVREGVWDDLMGRQACAYPLPPHGHCPNFTHAKKAAAQLLAHPDLIGQHTLIVGPERALLPLRQQALKAGKTLYVPHQKKDGWYWRVTDPRGARLSTLPEYGEPTLTPEGAQGAVLACVAVDTRGARLGKGFGWGARGLNLDLPEYTLAHPLMLREALPCPADSHVRLIGLPDRVLTCPP; encoded by the coding sequence ATGACCACGGCAGGCGCAGTCCGGGAGGGCGTGTGGGACGACCTGATGGGCCGTCAGGCCTGCGCGTACCCGCTGCCGCCGCACGGGCACTGCCCGAACTTCACGCACGCGAAGAAGGCCGCCGCGCAGCTGCTGGCGCACCCTGACCTGATAGGACAGCACACCCTGATCGTCGGGCCCGAACGCGCGCTGCTCCCGCTGCGGCAGCAGGCGCTGAAGGCCGGGAAGACCCTGTACGTCCCCCACCAGAAGAAGGACGGCTGGTACTGGCGCGTCACCGACCCGCGCGGCGCGCGCCTGAGCACCCTGCCGGAGTACGGCGAACCCACCCTGACCCCCGAGGGTGCGCAGGGGGCAGTTCTCGCGTGCGTCGCCGTGGACACGCGCGGCGCGCGGCTCGGGAAGGGCTTCGGCTGGGGCGCACGCGGCCTGAATCTGGACCTGCCCGAGTACACCCTGGCGCACCCGCTGATGCTCCGCGAGGCCCTCCCCTGCCCCGCCGACTCGCACGTCAGGCTGATCGGCCTGCCCGACCGGGTCCTGACCTGCCCCCCCTGA
- a CDS encoding carbon-nitrogen hydrolase family protein, whose product MSDGVRAEVVRVAAVRVAVAAYPVDFLADWAAYEAKLSRWVADAAGQGAGLLVFPEYAPLELISLLPTDLHHDVIGMRPALQAFVPDFLALHARLAREYGVGIVAGSYPVAQGGVFVNRAFVFGPDGTHAHQDKLLMTRFEAEEWHIAPGEGAAVFDLPLPGGTLRFGIAICYDSEFPTLARELAEGGAELLVVPSFTGSRAGFTRVRVGSMARALENQLYALHAPLIADAPWTYAVEDAHGAAGVYAPSDNGLPEDGVVAQLGWNEPGWLVTDLDLRLTRAVRVDGHVLNWRDRVVGATRPTPAQVVSLGGVPERV is encoded by the coding sequence ATGAGTGATGGCGTGCGGGCAGAGGTGGTGCGGGTGGCAGCGGTGCGGGTGGCAGTGGCGGCGTACCCGGTGGACTTCCTGGCGGACTGGGCGGCGTACGAGGCGAAACTCTCGCGCTGGGTGGCGGACGCGGCGGGGCAGGGCGCGGGGCTGCTGGTGTTCCCGGAGTACGCGCCGCTGGAACTGATCAGCCTGCTGCCCACGGACCTGCATCATGACGTGATCGGCATGCGCCCGGCGTTGCAGGCGTTCGTGCCGGATTTCCTGGCGCTGCACGCCCGGCTGGCCCGCGAGTACGGGGTGGGCATCGTCGCCGGGAGCTACCCGGTGGCGCAGGGGGGGGTGTTCGTGAACCGGGCGTTCGTGTTCGGTCCGGACGGCACGCACGCACATCAGGACAAGCTGCTGATGACCCGCTTTGAGGCCGAGGAGTGGCACATCGCGCCGGGCGAGGGCGCGGCGGTGTTCGACCTGCCCCTGCCGGGCGGGACGCTGCGCTTCGGGATCGCCATCTGCTACGACAGCGAGTTCCCTACCCTGGCGCGCGAACTCGCCGAGGGCGGTGCGGAGCTGCTGGTCGTGCCGTCCTTCACCGGGAGTCGCGCGGGCTTCACGCGGGTGCGGGTGGGCAGCATGGCCCGCGCGCTGGAAAACCAGCTGTACGCGCTGCACGCCCCGCTGATCGCGGACGCCCCCTGGACGTACGCGGTCGAGGACGCACACGGCGCGGCGGGCGTGTACGCCCCGTCGGACAACGGCCTGCCGGAGGACGGCGTCGTGGCGCAGCTCGGCTGGAACGAGCCGGGCTGGCTGGTCACGGACCTGGACCTGCGCCTGACCCGCGCGGTTCGCGTGGACGGGCACGTCCTGAACTGGCGCGACCGCGTGGTGGGCGCGACTCGCCCGACGCCCGCGCAGGTCGTGAGTCTGGGTGGCGTCCCGGAGCGCGTGTGA
- a CDS encoding GNAT family N-acetyltransferase, whose amino-acid sequence MTAVQVRRLTPGDAPAYRAARLAALQADPAAFMMTAPEFAAQPEDALAARLAPDAAGVTLGAFVDGQLLGLLTLVRETAPPLAHRVNVYGVSVAPGARGQGLGAALVRAGVALARSWVGVTSLHLAVMDSQDAARRLYERCGFRVWGTQPDAVRRDGRVHAEHWLVLEC is encoded by the coding sequence GTGACGGCCGTGCAGGTCCGCCGCCTGACGCCCGGGGACGCCCCGGCCTACCGCGCCGCGCGGCTGGCGGCGTTGCAGGCCGACCCGGCGGCATTCATGATGACTGCCCCGGAGTTCGCGGCGCAACCTGAGGACGCGCTGGCGGCCCGCCTCGCGCCGGACGCGGCGGGGGTCACGCTGGGGGCCTTCGTGGACGGTCAGCTGCTGGGCCTGCTGACCCTGGTGCGCGAAACGGCCCCGCCGCTGGCGCACCGCGTCAATGTGTACGGCGTGTCGGTCGCCCCGGGGGCGCGTGGGCAGGGCCTCGGCGCGGCGCTCGTGCGGGCGGGGGTGGCGCTGGCGCGCTCGTGGGTGGGCGTGACGTCCCTGCACCTCGCCGTCATGGACTCGCAGGACGCCGCGCGGCGCCTGTACGAACGCTGCGGGTTCCGCGTGTGGGGCACCCAGCCGGACGCGGTGCGCCGGGACGGCCGCGTGCACGCCGAGCACTGGCTGGTCCTGGAGTGCTGA
- a CDS encoding S66 family peptidase, translating to MTAPPAPTFVRPPRLVPGSRVAALSLSSGFVTEVMNRYRAGVRQVAREFGWEVVAAPNALRGPAFLAANPQARADDLHWALESPDIHGMVSIIGGDDSVRLLPFLRPEVIRAHPKALLGFSDTTVTLTQFVRAGVMAYHGPALLTDLAENGGMHPYVVQGVRRALIDPPAPFDLAPAPGWTQVSPDWADEAAQEVPRTFDAGDGWVWLQGDAPAQGHLLGGCIEVLDMFSGTPGWPEPALWRGAVLALETSEDVPPPRQVGYWLRNLAAQGILGGLAGLLLARPRRYTPEMVADLYTWVRRVLHEAGRPDLPVVANVDFGHTSPQLTLPLGAPARLDPGAGRVTVFP from the coding sequence CTGACGGCGCCGCCAGCGCCCACCTTTGTGCGCCCACCGCGGCTGGTTCCGGGGTCGCGGGTAGCGGCCCTGAGCCTCTCCAGCGGCTTCGTGACCGAGGTCATGAACCGCTACCGGGCCGGGGTGCGGCAGGTCGCGCGGGAATTCGGGTGGGAGGTCGTGGCCGCCCCGAACGCGCTGCGTGGCCCGGCGTTCCTGGCGGCGAACCCGCAGGCCCGCGCGGACGACCTGCACTGGGCGCTGGAGTCGCCGGACATTCACGGGATGGTGAGCATCATCGGCGGGGACGACAGCGTGCGCCTGCTGCCGTTCCTCCGCCCGGAGGTGATCCGCGCGCACCCGAAGGCGCTGCTGGGCTTCAGCGACACCACCGTGACCCTCACGCAGTTCGTGCGGGCGGGCGTGATGGCGTATCACGGTCCGGCGCTGCTGACCGACCTCGCGGAGAACGGCGGAATGCACCCCTACGTGGTGCAGGGGGTGAGGCGCGCGCTGATCGATCCGCCCGCCCCATTCGACCTGGCGCCCGCGCCCGGCTGGACGCAGGTCAGCCCGGACTGGGCCGACGAGGCCGCGCAGGAAGTCCCCCGGACCTTCGACGCCGGGGACGGCTGGGTGTGGCTGCAGGGCGACGCGCCCGCGCAGGGGCACCTGCTGGGCGGCTGCATCGAGGTGCTGGACATGTTCAGTGGCACGCCCGGCTGGCCCGAACCGGCCCTCTGGCGCGGCGCGGTCCTGGCCCTGGAGACCAGCGAGGACGTCCCCCCACCCCGGCAGGTGGGGTACTGGCTGCGCAACCTCGCCGCGCAGGGCATCCTGGGTGGGCTGGCGGGACTGCTGCTGGCCCGCCCGCGCCGCTACACGCCCGAGATGGTCGCGGACCTGTACACCTGGGTACGCCGCGTCCTGCACGAGGCGGGCCGTCCGGACCTGCCGGTCGTGGCGAACGTGGATTTCGGGCACACCAGTCCGCAGCTGACCCTGCCGCTGGGCGCCCCGGCGCGGCTCGACCCCGGGGCGGGTCGCGTGACGGTGTTCCCCTGA
- a CDS encoding metallophosphoesterase family protein: MGGVRLLLLSDIHANHTALQAVLNDAEKRRFDQVIHLGDALGYGPHPREVLDALRELDAICVLGNHDEMLLQYAAGRKESRDSIVSMALTWQLSRLSERDVAWVRLWRDGIDDPDVGARYRHGTPVSLDHYTDSVPAAREAFTQWQGRLGFVGHTHVPAAYATLNSPVGDWVKVQAFPDGGSYMVAPSTRVILNPGSVGQPRDGNPKASYAIYDSARGYFEVFRVAYDIERAQEAALEAGLPQVLAARLAIGK; the protein is encoded by the coding sequence ATGGGCGGTGTGCGGCTGCTGCTGCTGTCTGACATTCACGCGAACCACACCGCCCTGCAGGCGGTTCTGAACGACGCCGAGAAACGCCGCTTCGATCAGGTCATCCACCTCGGCGACGCGCTGGGCTACGGCCCGCACCCGCGCGAGGTGCTGGACGCCCTGCGGGAACTGGACGCCATCTGCGTGCTCGGCAACCACGACGAGATGCTGCTGCAGTACGCCGCCGGACGCAAGGAATCCCGCGATTCGATCGTCAGCATGGCCCTCACGTGGCAGCTGTCGCGCCTGTCCGAACGGGACGTCGCGTGGGTGCGGCTGTGGCGCGACGGCATCGACGATCCGGACGTCGGCGCCCGGTACCGGCACGGCACGCCGGTCAGCCTGGATCACTACACCGATTCCGTCCCGGCGGCCCGCGAGGCCTTCACGCAGTGGCAGGGCCGCCTGGGGTTCGTGGGGCACACGCACGTCCCGGCGGCGTACGCCACGCTGAACTCCCCGGTGGGGGACTGGGTGAAGGTGCAGGCCTTCCCGGACGGCGGGAGTTACATGGTGGCGCCCAGCACCCGCGTGATCCTGAACCCCGGCAGCGTCGGGCAGCCGCGCGACGGGAACCCGAAGGCCAGTTACGCCATCTACGACTCGGCGCGCGGCTACTTCGAGGTGTTCCGCGTGGCCTACGACATCGAGCGGGCGCAGGAGGCGGCGCTGGAGGCCGGCCTGCCGCAGGTGCTCGCCGCGCGCCTCGCCATCGGCAAGTAG
- a CDS encoding DNA polymerase III, with amino-acid sequence MTTAADPHGPLLEQTGAFRGNALLLTGPARVGKLDVARAVAAQHNCQGARGMYGEACGTCPSCRALAAGAHPDLLLVEPRATTSTGKAARRKLIPIGAVLSGRDKAREYETHVFEFLEVRPTFNRRVVIVQGAEYLGPEAANALLKLVEEPPHGALFVFLAEDLRAVLPTIVSRSARLTVTPVSDPALERALLRAGQDPDAELVAFAAGRTGVLTDPDPVRGALQDARELTNALGESLLGALEAAEALEKRFDPAWHPETLRFTWRDQPPHVRARADTALTALQEALEAYASPSLSFQVFALALRDAFGHA; translated from the coding sequence GTGACGACCGCCGCCGACCCGCACGGTCCGCTGCTGGAGCAGACCGGGGCCTTCCGCGGCAACGCCCTGCTGCTGACCGGCCCGGCCCGCGTGGGGAAACTGGACGTGGCGCGCGCCGTGGCCGCGCAGCACAACTGTCAGGGCGCGCGGGGCATGTACGGCGAGGCCTGCGGCACCTGCCCGTCGTGCCGGGCCCTGGCGGCCGGCGCGCACCCGGACCTGCTGCTCGTCGAGCCGCGCGCCACGACGAGCACCGGCAAGGCCGCGCGGCGCAAACTGATTCCCATCGGCGCGGTCCTGTCGGGCCGGGACAAGGCCCGCGAGTACGAGACGCACGTGTTCGAGTTCCTGGAGGTGCGCCCCACCTTCAACCGGCGCGTCGTGATCGTGCAGGGCGCCGAGTACCTCGGTCCGGAGGCCGCGAACGCCCTGCTGAAACTGGTGGAGGAGCCCCCGCACGGCGCGCTGTTCGTGTTCCTCGCCGAGGACCTGCGCGCCGTGCTGCCCACCATTGTCAGTCGCAGCGCCCGCCTGACCGTCACGCCGGTCAGCGACCCGGCGCTGGAACGCGCCCTGCTGCGCGCCGGGCAGGACCCCGACGCGGAACTCGTGGCGTTCGCCGCAGGACGCACCGGGGTGCTGACCGACCCGGACCCGGTGCGCGGGGCGCTGCAGGACGCCCGTGAACTCACGAACGCGCTCGGCGAGAGTCTGCTGGGCGCCCTGGAGGCCGCCGAGGCGCTGGAGAAACGCTTCGATCCGGCGTGGCACCCCGAGACGCTGCGCTTCACGTGGCGGGATCAGCCCCCGCACGTCCGCGCGCGTGCCGACACGGCCCTGACCGCCCTTCAGGAGGCGCTGGAGGCGTACGCCAGCCCCAGCCTGAGCTTCCAGGTGTTCGCGCTGGCCTTGCGGGACGCCTTCGGGCACGCCTGA
- a CDS encoding MBL fold metallo-hydrolase, whose product MSAPFTHGALRLWSVPTGPIQENAILIAGAGNEGFLIDPGDDAERLLTLVRGSGVTVRGILLTHAHFDHIGAVQPLREALQVPVWLHPADLPLYRAGAQSAARWNLPFIQPADPDHEITPGQTFTAGDLTLTARFLPGHAPGHVVFTAPGLVVAGDTLFRGGIGRTDLPGGNHPQLLAGIREQLLTLPGDTVVYPGHGPRTTVATEIQTNPFLQ is encoded by the coding sequence ATGAGTGCTCCTTTCACGCACGGCGCGCTGCGCCTCTGGTCGGTGCCGACCGGCCCCATCCAGGAGAACGCCATCCTGATCGCCGGGGCTGGAAACGAGGGGTTCCTGATCGACCCGGGCGACGACGCCGAGCGCCTGCTGACGCTGGTGCGCGGGTCGGGCGTGACGGTGCGGGGCATCCTGCTCACGCACGCGCACTTCGATCACATCGGCGCCGTGCAGCCGTTGCGCGAGGCGCTGCAGGTGCCGGTGTGGCTGCACCCGGCGGACCTGCCGCTGTACCGCGCGGGCGCGCAGAGTGCCGCCCGCTGGAACCTCCCGTTCATCCAGCCCGCCGATCCCGACCATGAGATCACGCCGGGGCAGACGTTCACGGCGGGCGACCTGACCCTCACGGCGCGCTTCCTGCCGGGGCACGCGCCGGGGCACGTGGTGTTCACCGCGCCGGGCCTCGTGGTCGCCGGGGACACGCTGTTCCGGGGCGGAATCGGCCGGACGGACCTGCCGGGCGGGAACCACCCGCAGCTCCTGGCGGGCATCCGCGAGCAGCTGCTGACCCTGCCGGGCGACACGGTGGTGTACCCGGGGCACGGGCCGCGCACGACGGTCGCCACGGAAATCCAGACGAACCCGTTCCTGCAATGA
- a CDS encoding S8 family peptidase — MNRTRLFGLLTLSVLLAACGQTPAQLTPDATQAAAPAFVDGELLVQLKGGVNSQALTSLSALGVQSVETLTTVNGAALLRARITDGQGVTAKAQQLQASGLVRFAEPNWTYQTQALPSDSYYTNGTLWGMKGNFGSGAETAWAAGKTGSKGVYVGIIDEGYQFDHPDLRGNAWLNPFDPVDGKDNDGNGYVDDTRGWDFANNDNTIYDGGTRGSLDAHGTHVAGTIGGTANDGGVVGVNHNVTFISGKFLGRRGGNTADAIKAVDYFTDLKTRHGLNIVATNNSWGGGGYSQAMYEAIVRAAKVNILFVAAAGNSGTDNDATASYPSNYDTTAGAGYDAVIAVAAIDKAGALASFSQYGKTSVDIGAPGVAITSSVPYNKYASYNGTSMATPHVTGGVALYASLNPNATAAQIRAAILGSATPTASLNGKTVTGGRLNVSGF, encoded by the coding sequence ATGAACCGTACCCGTCTGTTTGGCCTGCTGACCCTCTCCGTCCTCCTGGCTGCCTGCGGGCAGACCCCGGCCCAGCTGACGCCCGACGCCACGCAGGCCGCCGCGCCCGCCTTCGTGGACGGCGAACTGCTCGTGCAACTCAAGGGCGGCGTGAACAGTCAGGCGCTGACCAGCCTGAGCGCGCTGGGCGTGCAGTCCGTCGAGACGCTGACCACCGTGAACGGCGCTGCGCTGCTGCGCGCCCGCATCACCGACGGTCAGGGCGTGACCGCCAAGGCCCAGCAGCTGCAGGCCAGCGGCCTCGTGCGTTTCGCGGAACCCAACTGGACGTACCAGACCCAGGCGCTGCCCAGCGACAGTTACTACACCAACGGCACGCTGTGGGGCATGAAGGGCAACTTCGGTTCAGGCGCCGAGACCGCCTGGGCCGCCGGGAAGACCGGCAGCAAGGGCGTGTACGTGGGCATCATCGACGAGGGCTACCAGTTCGACCACCCCGACCTGCGGGGCAACGCCTGGCTGAACCCCTTCGATCCGGTGGACGGGAAGGACAACGACGGCAACGGCTACGTGGACGACACGCGCGGCTGGGACTTCGCGAACAACGACAACACCATCTATGACGGCGGCACGCGCGGCAGCCTGGACGCGCACGGCACGCACGTCGCCGGGACGATCGGCGGCACCGCGAACGACGGCGGCGTGGTCGGCGTGAACCACAACGTGACGTTCATCAGCGGCAAGTTCCTGGGCCGCCGCGGCGGGAACACCGCCGACGCCATCAAGGCCGTGGACTACTTCACGGACCTCAAGACCCGCCACGGGCTGAACATCGTCGCCACGAACAACAGCTGGGGCGGCGGCGGCTACAGCCAGGCCATGTACGAGGCGATCGTCCGCGCCGCCAAGGTGAACATCCTGTTCGTCGCGGCCGCCGGGAACAGCGGCACCGACAACGACGCGACCGCCAGCTACCCCAGCAACTACGACACGACCGCCGGCGCCGGGTACGACGCCGTGATCGCCGTGGCCGCCATCGACAAGGCCGGCGCGCTGGCCTCGTTCAGCCAGTACGGGAAGACCAGCGTGGACATCGGCGCGCCCGGCGTGGCGATCACCAGCAGCGTGCCGTACAACAAGTACGCCAGTTACAACGGCACGAGCATGGCCACCCCGCACGTCACCGGCGGCGTCGCCCTGTACGCCAGCCTCAACCCGAACGCGACCGCCGCGCAGATCCGCGCCGCGATCCTCGGCAGCGCCACGCCCACCGCCAGCCTGAATGGCAAGACCGTCACCGGCGGCCGCCTGAACGTCAGCGGCTTCTAA
- a CDS encoding DUF2270 domain-containing protein, whose product MPGTGLGPGAQAAAGLTDVSYSTNTANALIHLYRAEVGKMTAYRQRLDMTTNWSVVTTAGLASFALGDVNNSHATFLFAMFMNYFFLRLEARRFRTYEIAHHRVRIMERFFYPAMLGDRVDPGWHQLLLAELSKPRSPMSRADALGWRLNRNYLWIYAAVLAAWFAKLDLAQPKGWVLEFPAAFSLADIGNFPGWLVFTLVGGFYAHLIALAARAARTYPLEEG is encoded by the coding sequence ATGCCGGGAACAGGGCTGGGACCGGGCGCGCAGGCGGCTGCGGGCCTCACCGACGTGAGTTACAGCACGAACACCGCCAACGCCCTGATCCACCTGTACCGCGCCGAGGTCGGTAAGATGACCGCCTACCGCCAGCGGCTGGACATGACCACCAACTGGTCGGTCGTGACCACCGCGGGCCTGGCGTCCTTCGCGCTGGGTGACGTGAACAACAGCCACGCGACCTTCCTGTTCGCAATGTTCATGAACTACTTCTTCCTGCGCCTGGAAGCCCGCCGCTTCCGCACGTACGAGATCGCGCACCACCGCGTGCGGATCATGGAACGCTTCTTCTACCCCGCCATGCTAGGCGACCGGGTGGATCCCGGCTGGCACCAGCTGCTGCTGGCGGAACTGAGCAAGCCGCGCAGTCCCATGAGCCGCGCCGACGCGCTGGGCTGGCGGCTGAACCGCAACTACCTGTGGATCTACGCGGCGGTGCTGGCCGCGTGGTTCGCGAAACTGGACCTCGCGCAGCCCAAGGGCTGGGTGCTGGAATTCCCGGCGGCGTTCTCCCTGGCGGACATCGGGAACTTCCCCGGCTGGCTGGTGTTCACGCTCGTGGGCGGCTTCTACGCGCACCTGATCGCCCTGGCCGCCCGCGCGGCGCGCACCTACCCGCTCGAAGAGGGCTGA
- a CDS encoding CDP-alcohol phosphatidyltransferase family protein, which produces MPPLARLNVNPQHVVLLHTALGLYAALLIRRGERLRPAALLQVKTVLDNLDGQLARATGQTTETGRYLDTEGDLLVNLALNVAILGRPGVPVTLLQSLILTVDFLWEREYRAARGEVFREGAAQAGDDPVVLGALQAVYSAYFVPQERALDHAFQSRLRRVTGSATPGAAQRQAYTPLAVNTLSANLGLATQFLLLGACVLAGRPHWYARSLGVQALALAGTQLWREAQVRAAGPDGPDPAGQPSSSG; this is translated from the coding sequence GTGCCGCCCCTGGCGCGGCTGAACGTCAACCCGCAGCACGTGGTGTTGCTGCACACTGCCCTGGGCCTGTACGCCGCGCTGCTCATCCGGCGCGGCGAACGCCTGCGGCCCGCCGCGCTGCTTCAGGTCAAGACCGTTCTGGACAACCTGGACGGGCAGCTGGCCCGCGCGACCGGGCAGACGACCGAGACCGGTCGCTACCTGGACACCGAGGGGGACCTGCTGGTGAACCTCGCGCTGAACGTGGCGATCCTGGGCCGCCCGGGCGTGCCGGTCACGCTGCTGCAGAGCCTGATCCTGACCGTGGATTTCCTATGGGAGCGGGAGTACCGGGCCGCGCGCGGTGAGGTCTTCCGCGAGGGCGCCGCGCAGGCCGGGGATGACCCGGTCGTGCTGGGGGCCCTCCAGGCGGTGTACAGCGCGTATTTCGTGCCGCAGGAACGGGCGCTGGACCACGCCTTCCAGAGCCGGCTCCGCCGCGTGACCGGGTCGGCCACGCCGGGGGCGGCGCAGCGGCAGGCGTACACGCCGCTGGCCGTGAACACCCTGAGCGCCAACCTGGGGCTGGCCACGCAGTTCCTGCTGCTGGGCGCGTGCGTCCTCGCGGGGCGCCCGCACTGGTACGCGCGCAGCCTGGGCGTGCAGGCGCTGGCCCTGGCCGGCACGCAGCTGTGGCGGGAAGCGCAGGTCCGCGCGGCAGGACCGGACGGGCCGGACCCTGCCGGTCAGCCCTCTTCGAGCGGGTAG